GGGAGTAGGGAGTAGGGAGTAGGGAGTAGGGAACAGGGAGCAAGTGGTGTGGTTTCCACCATGAGCGATTGCATCCACTTCGCAACCTTTTAGAATCTCCTATCTTTCAAGTACGGGAGATTTCAAGCACACTGTTGGCCGCTCAGCTCACCTTAAAGTCAGAAATCGTCTCAATCCATACCCGTGCTCCACAGTGTAGGGGATTATCCGGGCGATACATGACCCGACAAGGGCCATTGACTTCTACGGTATGACCGTAAGTGTTTTTAGAGCCTCGTTTTACGGTAATCACCGGATTCCGTTCGCCGGTGTTGTGATTTTGGCGAATCACTTTCTGGTTCACGTGGATCACAGCTTTAGTGTAATTTGTACGCTTTGACCAATTCCGCTTTGGTCCACGAGTGCCAGGGGTAACCACGGGCATGCCATCAAATAAGGGAATCACCCAAGTTCTACCGACCTTATAAGCTCCTTTAACTCTGCCCTTGCTCAACAGGAAACGGACGCGAGTGGCAGAGATACCTAGTAATTCAGCGGCTTGTGCGGTAGAAATCATCATGGCGAAAAACCGTTGTGTTTACGATACTAATTAACATAACATAATTTTTTAAAAGATGCAAGGGGTTGAGAGGGTGGGGAGGGTGGGAAGTGGGGTTAGAAAAACTATTGCATGAACGCCAGGGGGGGAAGTGTGGGGAGGGTGGGAGGTGTGGGAAGTGTGGGGAGTGGGGTTAGAAAAACTATTGCATGAACGCCAGGGGGGGAAGTGTGGGAGGTGTGGGGAGTGTGGGGAGTGGGGTTAGAAAAACTATTGCATGAACGATAGGGGTGATGTGGGTTATCTGGGTGTTTAAAAAACTATTGCATGAAGGATAGGGGTGATGTGGGTTATTTGGGTGTTTTAAAAAACTATTGCACTCTCACAAGTCCTTAGGTGGTGCGTTACGGGGTGGGCTGTTCCAGGCGCGAAGAGTAGAACGAATATGAAAGCATGCCCGCCCCTAACACACCCTACGCAACATCTCCCCGATTCCCGATTCCCGATTCCCGATTCCCGATTCCCGATTCCCGATTCCCGATTCCCGATTCCCGATTCCCGATTCCCGATTCCCGATTCCCGATTCCCGATTCCCGATTCCCGATTCCCGATTCCCGATTCCCGATTCCCGATTCCCGATTCCCGATTCCCGATTCCCGATTCCCGATTCCCGATTCCCGATTCCCGATTCCCGATTCCCTGCTAGCTGATAGCTGA
The Moorena sp. SIOASIH genome window above contains:
- a CDS encoding helix-turn-helix domain-containing protein, producing MMISTAQAAELLGISATRVRFLLSKGRVKGAYKVGRTWVIPLFDGMPVVTPGTRGPKRNWSKRTNYTKAVIHVNQKVIRQNHNTGERNPVITVKRGSKNTYGHTVEVNGPCRVMYRPDNPLHCGARVWIETISDFKVS